GCCTCGGCGGCCCGGAAGCATGGCCGGTGCCTGGGACCGATGTGCGACGAAGCCGCCGTAGGCCTCGTCGCGCTCGGCCCAGCGGTGGCGGAGGGCCCCCTCAGACGCATCCGTGCCGGGAACCCGCGGCGAAGGGCGAGTGTACGCATTGTGCTCTGTGAAGAGAGGCCTCCATGCCGTCACACGAGACCATGCCGACGGAGTCGGTGTGGGACTACCCGCGTCCGCCTGCTCTGCGCCGCGACCCGCGGCGGATCGTCGTCGAGTGCGCAGGCGAGGTTCTCGCCGACACGACCGGCGCCTGGAAGATCATGGAGACCAGCCACCCGCCGGTGTTCTACGTGCCCCCTGCGGACATCCGAAGTGACCTCCTGCGGCCCGCCTCCCACCGCACCTGGTGCGAGTGGAAGGGCGTGGCCGACTACTGGGACGTCCTGGTGGGACCCGACATCCGTGCCCTCGCCGCGTGGAGCTACCCCGACCCGCGGCCGCCCTACGAGGAACTCGCGGACCACTTCGCCTTCTACGCCGGGAGAGTCGACCGCTGCACCGTCGACGGCTACCCGGTGCAGCCACAGGAAGGCGACTTCTACGGAGGCTGG
Above is a genomic segment from Streptomyces collinus Tu 365 containing:
- a CDS encoding DUF427 domain-containing protein, which translates into the protein MPSHETMPTESVWDYPRPPALRRDPRRIVVECAGEVLADTTGAWKIMETSHPPVFYVPPADIRSDLLRPASHRTWCEWKGVADYWDVLVGPDIRALAAWSYPDPRPPYEELADHFAFYAGRVDRCTVDGYPVQPQEGDFYGGWITPEVRGPFKGGARTHGW